A DNA window from Janibacter sp. A1S7 contains the following coding sequences:
- a CDS encoding CpaF family protein → MDAVETVETEVRELIRRTGLDPVRESGEVADLVREAVSDYDDRSIQGGLPVLGNREAAVKAVLDTVAGFGPLQQYFDDPLVEEIWINSPSQVFVARTGVAELTTTVLTGDEVRDLVEKMLKSSGRRIDLSSPFVDATLPDGSRLHVVIPDITREHWAVNIRKFVVKADHLDDLVRLGTLTREASAFLQAAVRAGLNILVSGGTQAGKTTLLNCLSAALPPRERVITCEEVFELKIPRRDVVAMQCRQPSLEGAGEIPLRRLVKEALRMRPSRIIVGEVRQAESLDLLIALNSGLPGMCTVHANSAREAVTKMCTLPLLAGENVGSRFVVPTVAGSIDLVVHAAVEGDGTRRVREIVALPGRIENDVVETTDIFTTRDGTLVRADGYPPHRERFEHAGYDLAALLGRGRP, encoded by the coding sequence ATGGACGCGGTCGAGACGGTCGAGACAGAGGTGCGGGAGCTGATCCGCCGTACCGGTCTGGACCCGGTACGCGAGTCGGGAGAGGTCGCCGACCTCGTGCGTGAGGCCGTCAGTGACTACGACGACCGCAGCATTCAGGGTGGGCTCCCCGTCCTGGGCAACCGTGAGGCCGCGGTCAAGGCCGTCCTCGACACCGTGGCGGGCTTCGGACCGCTGCAGCAGTACTTCGACGACCCGCTCGTGGAGGAGATCTGGATCAACTCGCCGAGCCAGGTCTTCGTCGCGCGCACCGGCGTCGCCGAGCTGACGACGACGGTGCTCACCGGAGACGAGGTGCGTGACCTCGTCGAAAAGATGCTGAAGTCCTCGGGGCGACGCATCGATCTCTCCTCGCCATTCGTCGACGCGACCCTGCCGGACGGCAGCCGGCTGCACGTCGTCATCCCGGACATCACCCGGGAGCACTGGGCCGTCAACATCCGCAAGTTCGTCGTCAAGGCCGACCATCTCGACGATCTGGTACGTCTGGGGACGCTGACCCGGGAGGCATCGGCCTTCCTGCAGGCTGCGGTGAGGGCCGGTCTGAACATCCTGGTCTCGGGCGGAACGCAGGCGGGCAAGACGACGCTGCTCAACTGCCTGTCCGCAGCGCTACCACCTCGCGAGCGGGTGATCACCTGCGAGGAGGTCTTCGAGCTGAAGATCCCGCGGCGCGACGTGGTCGCGATGCAGTGCCGGCAGCCCAGCCTCGAGGGTGCGGGGGAGATCCCGTTGCGGCGCCTGGTCAAGGAGGCTCTGCGGATGCGCCCCTCCCGAATCATCGTCGGGGAGGTGCGCCAGGCCGAGAGCCTCGACCTGCTGATCGCCCTCAACTCCGGCCTGCCCGGGATGTGCACCGTCCACGCCAACTCCGCCAGGGAGGCCGTGACGAAGATGTGCACCCTTCCGCTCCTGGCCGGGGAGAACGTCGGGTCACGTTTCGTCGTGCCGACCGTGGCCGGCTCGATCGACCTGGTGGTCCACGCCGCGGTCGAGGGGGACGGTACGCGCCGGGTCCGCGAGATCGTCGCGCTGCCGGGCCGCATCGAGAACGATGTCGTGGAGACGACCGACATTTTCACCACTCGCGACGGCACCTTGGTGCGGGCCGACGGCTACCCCCCGCACCGGGAGCGGTTCGAGCACGCCGGGTACGACCTGGCGGCACTCCTCGGGCGTGGTCGTCCGTGA
- a CDS encoding WhiB family transcriptional regulator: MDWRDRAACLDEDPELFFPIGNTGPAIAQIEEAKKVCRRCEVIDECLQWALETGQDAGVWGGLSEDERRALKRRKARARRAG; encoded by the coding sequence ATGGATTGGCGCGACCGCGCAGCCTGTCTGGACGAGGATCCAGAACTCTTCTTCCCCATCGGCAACACCGGCCCCGCGATCGCGCAGATCGAGGAGGCCAAGAAGGTCTGCCGCCGATGCGAGGTCATCGACGAGTGCCTCCAGTGGGCTCTTGAGACCGGTCAGGACGCCGGTGTCTGGGGTGGACTCTCCGAGGACGAGCGTCGCGCGCTCAAGCGCCGAAAGGCCCGCGCCCGCCGCGCCGGCTGA
- a CDS encoding FtsK/SpoIIIE domain-containing protein yields the protein MLLQMTVVDARRGAERPVEVRAESDDTAVDLLEALGFGPETVIHVDGAKVPPQAPIGLPPLLDGSVLVLGHDEPVTRPTGRAPLRLTTTTGPDGGRMLSLTPGRHVVGRGEMASFRLADDTLSREHLAVSVDRDGVLVHELDATNATHVDDEAVPDQGVRARVGSRVHAGSTTFALEAPRSRPCRRRPSGSGTIVVNPTPHLPSAHRPARITIPQEPSSPARRRIPWVMVLLPLPFAALLAVFFGPRMLLFGLLTPVLAIGSTLSDRSSARRDHRDALAKWECERARTGEQLTSALARERRQRLRSAPNATALLDAARGDSTRLWERRSGHREHLDLRLGTGPLPARLEVDRGHGEKDHPVLEDVPLVVDLEEACVLGVAGGRGERDRIARHLLGQLTVLHSHHDVQISVVASAEGWWSPFRSLVHLREHDDVPWSNRTTTDEDDALTLFAGHAATVRERARQRSGAGTEAARPTALVLVIDDVDRWRGDPNLRTVLEHGRANRVLVVALADTVERLPHECGALVRLDGHRIALQVAGTQAAHGVVDGVGPAWAHRVAAALAPLRDATPDDSGAGLPEATRLIDLLDIDPDDREAIRTAWSGGSTDLDVVVGLGPDGEFRIDLRRDGPHALVAGTTGSGKSEFLQSWVASLAARSSPDEITFVLVDYKGGAAFAECAHLPHTVGVLTDLEPAQAERALTSLDAELTRRERILAASGATDVDDHRGSPLPRLMIVIDEFRMLAEEQPEAMAHLMRIAAVGRSLGVHLVLATQRPGGIVSADIKANVNLRISLRVRDRADSDDVLGVPDAVDLPESAPGRALARTGGSPARSFQTGRVAGHEAPGPGAVLVRDPGSPWPATSRRTDVGPTDLQRLAATLTSVAGDLGIAQPHRPWLPPLAQALAVEELPVPHGDDHGAPFALVDRPEHQEQVALTWSPAGGHWMVVGGPGTGRTTSIAAIVTAAGRRWGPGRLQVQVIGDGSSLLGGLARLPHVGSVVDGEDRPLTRRFLTRLEDDVAQRRARLRTSGHSTLDAWWAAYEADPVGDAPPPHLLLAVDGWGRVTQPRGGADLGETAELLEALLRDGMAAGVCGVITGGRELLSGRISSLVTSRIVLHLPDRGDASLAGLTPAETSGPRIPGRGRFQPNGHLVQVAQPSDESSTGTGRAFPGHEHPRAWRVEPLPEEVAVDRLPEPTTEQIPLGLGGSGIEPVTWRVPGARRLLVCGPPGSGRTSTLVTVAGQALSTGRPVVLIGEGDLTGHPDLAGAEVCAPDGREHLIALRRRHPDLVVVIDDADRVEDDPVADVLKEILRRVDSDRGLVVVSTATQTAATRVRGLIAELARARTGILLQPTTRSDGDALGLRVPPLQRIPGRGYLIAQGRAEEVQVARGTTPGGQG from the coding sequence ATGCTCCTGCAGATGACCGTTGTCGATGCCCGACGTGGCGCCGAGCGACCCGTGGAGGTCCGTGCCGAGAGCGATGACACGGCCGTCGACCTGCTCGAGGCCCTGGGCTTCGGGCCGGAGACGGTCATCCACGTCGATGGCGCAAAGGTCCCACCTCAGGCGCCGATCGGACTACCTCCCCTGCTCGACGGGAGCGTCCTCGTTCTCGGCCACGACGAACCGGTGACGAGGCCAACAGGCCGTGCCCCCCTTCGTCTCACGACGACCACGGGGCCCGACGGCGGACGGATGCTGTCGCTGACGCCCGGCCGTCACGTGGTCGGCCGCGGGGAGATGGCCTCCTTCCGACTCGCCGATGACACTCTCTCGCGCGAGCACCTGGCCGTGTCGGTGGACCGCGACGGCGTCCTCGTGCACGAGCTGGATGCGACCAATGCCACCCACGTCGACGACGAGGCCGTGCCCGACCAGGGGGTACGCGCCCGGGTCGGTAGCCGCGTGCACGCCGGGAGCACGACCTTCGCCCTCGAGGCCCCGCGGTCACGCCCCTGCCGTCGGCGACCCAGCGGATCGGGGACGATCGTGGTCAACCCGACCCCGCACCTGCCCTCCGCGCACAGGCCGGCACGGATCACGATCCCGCAGGAGCCGAGTTCCCCGGCCCGACGGCGCATTCCCTGGGTGATGGTCCTCCTACCCCTCCCCTTCGCGGCACTGCTTGCCGTCTTCTTCGGACCGCGGATGCTCCTCTTCGGGCTGCTCACACCCGTCCTCGCCATCGGATCGACCCTTTCCGACCGTTCGTCCGCGCGCCGTGACCACCGGGACGCCCTGGCGAAGTGGGAGTGCGAGCGGGCGCGAACCGGCGAACAACTCACGAGCGCCCTGGCACGGGAACGTCGGCAACGTCTCCGGTCGGCCCCGAACGCGACGGCACTGCTCGACGCGGCCCGGGGCGACTCCACGCGGTTGTGGGAGCGCCGTTCCGGGCATCGGGAGCACCTCGACCTGCGCCTCGGGACGGGCCCGCTTCCGGCCCGGCTCGAGGTCGACCGTGGACACGGCGAGAAGGACCACCCCGTGCTCGAGGACGTCCCCCTCGTGGTCGACCTCGAGGAGGCATGTGTGCTGGGGGTCGCCGGTGGACGTGGGGAACGCGACCGGATCGCACGTCACCTCCTCGGGCAGTTGACGGTCCTGCACTCCCACCACGACGTGCAGATCTCGGTGGTGGCCTCGGCCGAGGGGTGGTGGTCCCCCTTCCGCTCCCTCGTGCACCTGCGGGAGCACGACGACGTGCCCTGGTCGAACCGGACCACGACCGACGAGGACGATGCGCTCACCCTCTTCGCCGGTCACGCCGCCACCGTCCGGGAGCGTGCTCGACAGCGCTCCGGTGCGGGAACGGAGGCTGCCCGCCCGACCGCGCTCGTGCTCGTCATCGACGACGTCGACCGGTGGCGCGGCGACCCGAACCTGCGCACCGTCCTCGAGCACGGACGCGCCAACCGCGTCCTGGTCGTTGCCCTCGCGGACACCGTCGAGAGGCTCCCGCACGAGTGCGGTGCCCTGGTACGGCTCGACGGCCACCGGATCGCGCTACAGGTCGCTGGTACGCAGGCCGCCCACGGTGTCGTCGACGGCGTCGGCCCGGCGTGGGCCCACCGTGTTGCCGCCGCGTTGGCCCCCCTTCGGGATGCCACCCCCGATGACTCGGGCGCCGGCCTGCCGGAGGCAACCCGACTGATCGACCTGCTCGACATCGATCCTGACGACCGGGAAGCGATCCGGACCGCCTGGTCGGGCGGGTCGACCGACCTGGACGTCGTCGTCGGGCTCGGACCCGACGGTGAGTTCCGCATCGACCTGCGCCGCGACGGCCCGCATGCGCTCGTCGCCGGCACCACGGGGTCGGGCAAGTCGGAGTTCCTGCAGAGCTGGGTGGCCTCACTCGCGGCGCGCTCGTCGCCGGACGAGATCACCTTCGTGCTCGTCGACTACAAGGGCGGCGCCGCGTTCGCCGAGTGCGCCCACCTGCCGCACACCGTCGGCGTCCTCACCGACCTCGAGCCGGCACAGGCCGAGCGCGCCCTGACCAGCCTTGATGCCGAGCTGACCCGGCGCGAGCGGATCCTGGCCGCATCCGGGGCCACGGACGTCGACGACCACAGGGGTTCTCCACTACCGCGTCTGATGATCGTCATCGACGAGTTCCGGATGCTCGCCGAGGAACAGCCGGAGGCCATGGCCCATCTGATGAGGATCGCCGCCGTCGGCCGGTCTCTCGGCGTGCACCTCGTGCTGGCCACGCAGCGTCCGGGAGGCATCGTGTCCGCCGACATCAAGGCCAACGTCAACCTGCGCATCAGCCTCCGGGTGCGCGATCGGGCCGACAGCGATGACGTGCTGGGTGTCCCGGATGCCGTCGACCTCCCCGAGTCCGCTCCGGGACGAGCCCTGGCGCGGACCGGAGGGTCGCCCGCCCGCAGCTTCCAGACCGGCCGAGTGGCCGGCCACGAGGCCCCGGGGCCCGGCGCCGTCCTCGTGCGCGACCCCGGGTCGCCATGGCCGGCGACGTCGCGACGCACGGACGTCGGCCCCACCGACCTGCAGCGACTGGCGGCCACGCTGACCTCCGTCGCAGGGGACCTCGGGATCGCCCAGCCGCACCGCCCGTGGTTGCCTCCCCTGGCCCAGGCCCTCGCCGTCGAGGAGCTGCCCGTGCCCCATGGTGACGACCACGGTGCCCCCTTCGCGCTCGTCGACCGTCCGGAGCACCAGGAGCAGGTGGCCTTGACCTGGTCGCCGGCCGGGGGTCACTGGATGGTCGTCGGCGGTCCGGGCACCGGGCGCACCACCAGCATCGCCGCGATCGTCACGGCGGCCGGCCGCCGGTGGGGGCCCGGCCGACTACAGGTGCAGGTCATCGGCGACGGGTCCTCCCTCCTGGGCGGCCTCGCCCGTCTACCGCATGTGGGCAGCGTGGTCGATGGCGAGGACCGACCGCTGACCCGCCGCTTCCTCACCCGTCTGGAGGACGACGTGGCGCAGCGCCGCGCGCGGCTGCGCACCAGCGGTCACTCGACACTCGACGCGTGGTGGGCAGCGTACGAGGCCGACCCTGTCGGTGATGCCCCCCCGCCACACCTGCTGCTGGCCGTCGACGGATGGGGACGCGTCACGCAGCCCCGTGGCGGGGCCGACCTCGGCGAAACCGCCGAGCTGCTCGAGGCCCTGCTGCGCGACGGCATGGCAGCGGGTGTGTGCGGCGTCATCACCGGTGGTCGCGAACTGCTCTCGGGGCGGATCTCCTCACTCGTCACTTCCCGGATCGTGCTGCACCTTCCCGACCGGGGAGACGCCTCCCTCGCCGGACTGACGCCGGCGGAGACCTCCGGGCCACGGATCCCGGGGCGGGGACGGTTCCAGCCCAATGGGCACCTGGTCCAGGTGGCGCAGCCTTCCGACGAATCATCCACCGGCACGGGGCGCGCGTTTCCCGGTCACGAGCATCCGCGCGCCTGGCGCGTCGAGCCACTGCCCGAGGAGGTTGCCGTCGACCGGCTCCCGGAACCGACCACCGAGCAGATACCGCTGGGCCTGGGTGGCTCGGGGATCGAACCGGTGACCTGGCGTGTTCCCGGCGCCCGCCGATTGCTCGTCTGCGGCCCCCCGGGAAGCGGCCGCACGAGCACCCTCGTCACGGTCGCCGGGCAGGCCCTGTCCACAGGTCGCCCGGTGGTGCTCATCGGCGAGGGTGACCTGACCGGACATCCCGACCTCGCCGGTGCCGAGGTCTGCGCGCCGGACGGTCGAGAGCACCTCATCGCCCTGCGTCGCAGGCATCCGGACCTCGTCGTCGTCATCGACGACGCCGACCGCGTCGAGGACGACCCCGTCGCCGACGTGCTCAAGGAGATCCTGCGTCGGGTCGACAGCGACCGGGGGCTGGTCGTCGTATCGACGGCCACGCAAACGGCTGCCACCCGGGTCCGTGGGCTCATCGCCGAGCTCGCACGCGCCCGCACCGGGATACTCCTGCAGCCGACGACCCGCAGCGACGGCGACGCCCTCGGTCTGCGCGTCCCACCGCTGCAGCGCATCCCCGGCCGCGGGTATCTGATCGCCCAGGGCCGGGCCGAGGAGGTCCAGGTGGCGAGAGGGACCACGCCGGGAGGGCAAGGGTGA
- a CDS encoding type II secretion system F family protein, with translation MTGVVVGAVLGTGLFLIWWSMWPREDEVRRGRGENPVMRRLRDELAQAGYRGVGPVGLLAACVIAFVLVLVTVTAMTRVPSIALCFAVMAGWVPLAVVRMRARSRRSQLRELWPDAVDNVTSAVRAGLALPEALAQLAVRGPQELRPAFAEFAGDYRTTGRFNDSLDRLKDRLSDPVGDRLVESLRIAREVGGSDLGSLLRTLSAFLREDARTRSELETRQSWTVSAARLAVAAPWIVLAFLSTRPESVQAYNTTAGAVVLAFGAGASVLAYQVMVRIGRLPEEERVLR, from the coding sequence GTGACGGGGGTCGTGGTGGGAGCCGTGCTCGGTACAGGGCTCTTCCTCATCTGGTGGTCCATGTGGCCCCGTGAGGATGAGGTCAGGCGCGGCCGCGGGGAGAACCCCGTCATGCGTCGACTGCGTGACGAGCTGGCGCAGGCCGGGTACCGGGGAGTGGGACCGGTGGGCCTGCTCGCGGCCTGCGTCATCGCCTTCGTCCTCGTCCTCGTCACGGTCACGGCGATGACTCGGGTCCCCAGCATCGCCCTGTGTTTCGCGGTCATGGCCGGCTGGGTTCCGCTGGCGGTCGTGCGGATGCGCGCCCGGTCGCGGCGCTCACAACTGCGGGAGCTGTGGCCCGATGCAGTTGACAACGTCACATCGGCGGTGCGGGCCGGACTGGCACTGCCGGAAGCCCTGGCCCAACTGGCGGTCCGGGGTCCACAGGAGCTGCGCCCGGCATTCGCGGAGTTCGCCGGTGACTACCGAACGACGGGACGCTTCAACGACAGCCTGGATCGTCTCAAGGACCGGTTGTCCGACCCTGTCGGGGACCGGCTCGTGGAGTCCCTGCGCATCGCACGAGAGGTCGGCGGGTCCGATCTGGGGTCACTGCTGCGGACGCTGTCGGCGTTCCTGCGCGAGGACGCCCGCACCCGCAGTGAGCTGGAGACCCGCCAGTCCTGGACGGTCAGTGCCGCGCGCCTGGCCGTCGCCGCCCCGTGGATCGTCCTGGCCTTCCTCTCGACTCGACCGGAGTCGGTACAGGCCTACAACACCACCGCCGGAGCGGTCGTGCTCGCCTTCGGCGCCGGCGCCTCCGTGCTGGCCTACCAGGTCATGGTCCGTATCGGTCGTCTTCCCGAGGAAGAACGGGTACTGCGATGA
- a CDS encoding type II secretion system F family protein: protein MTDLVHSIGPGRSGAALGLVLALGVLLVLQGLPRNRRATLDDRLAPYLRDTPRPSRLLEVEQVPLAAIIPTVLRPLVTDLAGRVESVLGGTHSVGRRLQRAGRAPDTDHFRAEQVLYGFAGAALGGVFGVLAVTSEGRSPVLLILLIALGFGCGVVARDALLTREANRREERMLAEFPTVAELLALAVGAGEGTTGALERVVRLSEGELSDELGRCLADARAGASLQKALQGLADRTGLISLARFVDGIVVAVERGTPLAEVLRAQAQDVREEGRRQIMEVGGKKEITMMIPVVFGVLPVTVLFALFPGLSFFQFQM from the coding sequence ATGACCGACCTCGTCCACTCCATCGGCCCGGGACGCAGTGGTGCGGCCCTCGGACTCGTCCTCGCCCTGGGCGTGCTGCTCGTCCTGCAGGGGCTGCCACGCAACCGACGGGCCACGTTGGATGACCGGTTGGCCCCCTACCTGCGCGACACTCCCCGCCCCTCCCGTCTGCTCGAGGTCGAGCAGGTGCCCCTGGCCGCGATCATCCCCACCGTCCTGCGTCCGCTCGTCACCGACCTCGCCGGTCGGGTCGAGTCGGTGCTCGGGGGGACGCACTCGGTGGGCCGACGGTTGCAGCGCGCCGGCCGTGCCCCGGACACCGATCACTTCCGGGCCGAGCAGGTCCTGTACGGCTTTGCCGGTGCAGCCCTCGGTGGTGTGTTCGGAGTGCTCGCCGTCACCAGCGAGGGACGGTCACCGGTGCTGCTCATCCTGCTCATCGCCCTGGGGTTCGGTTGCGGGGTGGTCGCACGCGACGCCCTGCTCACTCGTGAGGCGAACCGACGCGAGGAGCGGATGCTCGCCGAGTTCCCGACCGTCGCCGAGCTGCTCGCTCTGGCCGTCGGCGCCGGGGAAGGCACCACCGGCGCCCTCGAGCGGGTCGTGCGCCTGTCCGAGGGGGAACTGTCGGACGAGCTCGGCCGGTGCCTGGCGGATGCCCGTGCCGGAGCGAGCCTGCAGAAGGCGCTGCAGGGCCTCGCCGATCGAACCGGCCTGATCTCGCTGGCCCGTTTCGTCGACGGGATCGTCGTCGCCGTGGAGCGGGGTACACCCCTGGCCGAGGTCCTGCGGGCACAGGCACAGGACGTCCGTGAGGAAGGACGGCGCCAGATCATGGAGGTCGGTGGCAAGAAGGAGATCACGATGATGATCCCCGTCGTCTTCGGTGTGCTTCCCGTGACCGTCCTCTTTGCGCTCTTCCCGGGGCTCTCGTTCTTCCAGTTCCAGATGTGA
- a CDS encoding amidase encodes MTGGFDVVEADIASLRAALASGRTTSEQLVRTYLDRLAAYDSDGIRLNAVVVPNPQALAEARAADRRRAEGSPLGPLDGIPYTAKDSYLARGLTCASGSPAFADLVAQHDAFTIARLRAGGAVLIGLTNMPPMANGGMQRGVYGRAESPYNAAFLTAAFASGSSNGSGTATAASFAAFGLGEETWSSGRAPASNNALCAYTPSRGVISVRGNWPLVPSMDVVVPQTRSMADLLEVLDVVVVDDPDTTGDLWRTQPWVEVPASSSVRPDSYPALRTGDGGPLRGLRLGVPRMYLGTDEEAGTGSGFGGPTGERIVPRPSVLTLFEAARADLEAAGAQVVETDFPVVSNYEGDRAGAPTVATRGLLPQGYLEEEIWQQAMWGWETFLRANGDPRLHRLADVDGPAIFPQPEGALPDRYGELDFDLADYVTRAREVGVVEDVTSLPLLEGGLRGLEETRRVDLEEWMDDLGLDAVIFPAVADVGPADMDVSESSADLGWRNGVWVANGNLVPRHLGIPTVTVPMGTMADIGMPVGLTFAGRGWDDTALLTMAAAFEATGERRTSPPRTPPLA; translated from the coding sequence GTGACCGGCGGCTTCGACGTCGTCGAGGCGGACATCGCGTCTCTGCGCGCCGCGCTGGCCTCGGGCAGGACGACGAGCGAGCAGCTGGTCCGGACCTACCTGGACCGGCTCGCCGCCTACGACTCCGACGGGATCCGGCTCAACGCCGTCGTCGTGCCCAACCCGCAGGCGCTCGCGGAGGCCCGGGCCGCCGACCGTCGACGCGCCGAGGGGAGTCCGCTCGGGCCGCTCGACGGGATCCCGTACACGGCCAAGGACTCCTACCTGGCCCGGGGGCTGACCTGTGCGAGCGGATCCCCGGCCTTCGCCGACCTGGTGGCCCAGCACGACGCCTTCACCATCGCGCGCCTGCGCGCGGGCGGCGCGGTCCTGATCGGCCTGACGAACATGCCGCCGATGGCCAACGGCGGGATGCAGCGGGGTGTCTATGGCCGCGCCGAGAGTCCCTACAACGCCGCCTTCCTCACCGCGGCCTTCGCCTCCGGCTCGTCCAACGGGTCGGGGACGGCGACGGCGGCGAGCTTCGCGGCCTTCGGGCTCGGCGAGGAGACGTGGTCCTCCGGCCGGGCGCCGGCGAGCAACAACGCCCTGTGCGCCTACACGCCCTCGCGAGGGGTGATCTCGGTGCGGGGGAACTGGCCCCTCGTGCCGTCGATGGACGTCGTCGTCCCGCAGACCCGCAGCATGGCCGACCTGCTCGAGGTGCTCGACGTCGTCGTCGTCGACGACCCGGACACGACGGGTGACCTGTGGCGCACCCAGCCGTGGGTCGAGGTGCCTGCGTCCTCGAGCGTGCGGCCGGACTCCTACCCGGCCCTGCGCACGGGGGACGGTGGCCCCCTTCGCGGACTGCGTCTGGGGGTGCCACGGATGTACCTGGGCACCGACGAGGAGGCCGGGACCGGCAGCGGCTTCGGTGGGCCGACGGGGGAGCGGATCGTGCCCCGACCCAGCGTCCTGACTCTCTTCGAGGCGGCGCGCGCCGACCTCGAGGCGGCCGGCGCGCAGGTCGTCGAGACCGACTTCCCGGTCGTGTCGAACTACGAGGGTGACCGTGCCGGTGCCCCCACGGTCGCCACCCGGGGCCTGCTGCCGCAGGGGTATCTGGAGGAGGAGATCTGGCAGCAGGCGATGTGGGGCTGGGAGACCTTCCTGCGCGCCAACGGCGACCCCCGCCTGCACCGGCTCGCGGACGTCGACGGTCCGGCGATCTTCCCGCAGCCGGAGGGCGCACTGCCCGACCGCTACGGGGAGCTCGACTTCGACCTGGCCGATTACGTCACGCGGGCCCGTGAGGTCGGGGTCGTCGAGGACGTCACCTCGCTCCCGCTGCTCGAAGGGGGTCTGCGTGGCCTCGAGGAGACCCGCCGGGTGGACCTCGAGGAGTGGATGGACGACCTCGGCCTGGATGCCGTGATCTTCCCCGCAGTGGCCGACGTCGGTCCCGCCGACATGGACGTCAGCGAGTCCTCGGCGGACCTGGGGTGGCGCAACGGCGTGTGGGTGGCCAACGGCAACCTCGTGCCGCGCCACCTGGGCATCCCGACGGTCACCGTCCCGATGGGCACGATGGCCGACATCGGGATGCCGGTCGGGTTGACCTTCGCCGGTCGCGGCTGGGACGACACCGCGCTGCTGACCATGGCTGCCGCCTTCGAGGCGACGGGGGAACGGCGCACCTCGCCGCCGCGCACGCCGCCGCTGGCCTGA